A single Lynx canadensis isolate LIC74 chromosome D2, mLynCan4.pri.v2, whole genome shotgun sequence DNA region contains:
- the MARCHF8 gene encoding E3 ubiquitin-protein ligase MARCHF8 isoform X2 translates to MPPLLESTENEKTLGHSMSHSSNISKMQSYLHSSQSALGPYNKSFLPQRRAKKLWASSIFKVEVPARWKSWFLQENRWRGVCTHCFPAGGSSLASAPVSAFSRTSVTPSNQDICSSSAVCSECCHQSPVQSAVVLKAPQCQSSLTQGLTVTVICKDTLSKRNSCGSEWTQALKPADNTKARRILKFSKSLNDVGEKPQNTSESFDYVERTRSEGKLILPQDPGLRINRFHQKEKKAQHHKPLGSSKHSCVSSLSANRSVASEVEAGKGGIHVPLLEERADAEAVSRSRRLLRYLFSLSHGSSASSLHRFHELEGCAAPLHTAKSSSGLAGSMGFCSDEMGDDDVFEDSASAKWKNKVLRAPLCSVEKDSDLDCPSPPSEKCPPISPVSTSGDACRICHCEGDDESPLITPCRCTGSLHFVHQTCLQQWIKSSDTRCCELCKYEFIMEVKLKPLRKWEKLQMTASERRKIMCSVTFHVIAITCVVWSLYVLIDRTTEEIKHGQATGILEWPFWTKLVVVAIGFTGGLLFMYVQCKVYIQLWKRLKAYNRVIYVQNCPETSKTNIFEKSALTEPNFENKDGPGTCHSDTNSSCWTEPEDTGTEIVHV, encoded by the exons AGTTTTCTGCCACAGAGGAGGGCCAAGAAGTTGTGGGCCTCTTCCATTTTCAAAGTAGAGGTTCCTGCACGCTGGAAATCCTGGTTCCTCCAGGAAAATCGCTGGAGAGGTGTGTGCACACATTGCTTCCCG GCTGGGGGTTCTTCGTTGGCGTCAGCTCCAGTGTCCGCCTTCTCTCGCACTTCTGTCACGCCATCCAATCAGGACATCTGCAG TTCCAGTGCAGTGTGTTCTGAGTGTTGTCACCAAAGTCCCGTGCAGTCTGCCGTTGTCTTGAAAGCTCCTCAATGCCAGAGTTCTCTGACACAAGGGCTCACTGTGACAGTTATCTGTAAAGACACATTGTCAAAGAGAAATTCCTGTGGTTCAGAATGGACCCAGGCCTTGAAGCCTGCTGACAATACCAAAGCCAGAAGAATACTAAAGTTCTCAAAATCCCTAAACGATGTGGGTGAGAAGCCCCAGAACACTTCGGAAAGTTTTGACTATGTGGAAAGAACTCGCTCCGAAGGGAAATTGATACTCCCTCAAGATCCAGGTCTCAGGATTAACAGGTTccatcagaaggagaaaaaagcacAGCATCACAAACCTCTTGGCAGTTCCAAACATTCTTGCGTTTCATCCCTTTCTGCCAACCGTTCAGTTGCCTCAGAGGTGGAAGCTGGCAAGGGGGGCATCCACGTCCCTCTTTTGGAAGAGAGAGCGGATGCTGAAGCTGTGTCCAGGAGCCGGCGACTGCTCCGGTACCTGTTCTCGCTCTCGCACGGCTCGAGCGCCAGCAGCCTGCACAGGTTCCATGAGCTGGAGGGCTGTGCCGCGCCCCTGCACACCGCCAAGTCCTCCAGCGGGCTGGCAGGGAGCATGGGCTTCTGCTCCGATGAAATGGGAGACGACGATGTCTTTGAGGACAGcgcatctgcaaaatggaagaaCAAGGTCTTGCGGGCACCCCTCTGCTCAGTGGAGAAGGACAGTGACCTGGATTGTCCTTCTCCCCCCTCTGAAAAATGCCCCCCCATATCTCCTGTATCCACATCAGGGGATGCCTGCAG GATCTGCCACTGTGAAGGGGATGACGAGAGCCCACTGATCACCCCCTGCCGCTGCACAGGGAGCCTCCACTTCGTGCACCAGACCTGCCTGCAACAGTGGATCAAGAGCTCCGACACGCGCTGCTGTGAGCTCTGCAAGTACGAGTTCATCATGGAGGTCAAGCTGAAGCCTTTGAGAAAA TGGGAGAAGCTGCAGATGACGGCCAGCGAGCGCAGGAAGATCATGTGCTCAGTGACATTTCATGTCATTGCCATCACCTGTGTGGTCTGGTCCTTGTACGTGCTCATTGACCGCACCACTGAGGAGATCAAACATGGACAGGCAACAG GAATCCTAGAATGGCCCTTTTGGACTAAATTGGTGGTTGTGGCCATCGGGTTTACTGGCGGACTTCTTTTTATGTACGTTCAGTGCAAAGTATACATACAATTATGGAAGAGACTCAAGGCTTATAACAGAGTAATCTATGTTCAAAACTGTCCAGAGACCAGCAAAacgaatatttttgaaaaatctgcaCTAACAGAGCCcaactttgaaaataaagatggaCCTGGAACCTGTCATTCCGACACAAACTCTTCTTGTTGGACAGAACCTGAAGACACTGGAACCGAAATCGTTCATGTCTGA
- the MARCHF8 gene encoding E3 ubiquitin-protein ligase MARCHF8 isoform X5: MPPLLESTENEKTLGHSMSHSSNISKAGGSSLASAPVSAFSRTSVTPSNQDICSSSAVCSECCHQSPVQSAVVLKAPQCQSSLTQGLTVTVICKDTLSKRNSCGSEWTQALKPADNTKARRILKFSKSLNDVGEKPQNTSESFDYVERTRSEGKLILPQDPGLRINRFHQKEKKAQHHKPLGSSKHSCVSSLSANRSVASEVEAGKGGIHVPLLEERADAEAVSRSRRLLRYLFSLSHGSSASSLHRFHELEGCAAPLHTAKSSSGLAGSMGFCSDEMGDDDVFEDSASAKWKNKVLRAPLCSVEKDSDLDCPSPPSEKCPPISPVSTSGDACRICHCEGDDESPLITPCRCTGSLHFVHQTCLQQWIKSSDTRCCELCKYEFIMEVKLKPLRKWEKLQMTASERRKIMCSVTFHVIAITCVVWSLYVLIDRTTEEIKHGQATGILEWPFWTKLVVVAIGFTGGLLFMYVQCKVYIQLWKRLKAYNRVIYVQNCPETSKTNIFEKSALTEPNFENKDGPGTCHSDTNSSCWTEPEDTGTEIVHV; the protein is encoded by the exons GCTGGGGGTTCTTCGTTGGCGTCAGCTCCAGTGTCCGCCTTCTCTCGCACTTCTGTCACGCCATCCAATCAGGACATCTGCAG TTCCAGTGCAGTGTGTTCTGAGTGTTGTCACCAAAGTCCCGTGCAGTCTGCCGTTGTCTTGAAAGCTCCTCAATGCCAGAGTTCTCTGACACAAGGGCTCACTGTGACAGTTATCTGTAAAGACACATTGTCAAAGAGAAATTCCTGTGGTTCAGAATGGACCCAGGCCTTGAAGCCTGCTGACAATACCAAAGCCAGAAGAATACTAAAGTTCTCAAAATCCCTAAACGATGTGGGTGAGAAGCCCCAGAACACTTCGGAAAGTTTTGACTATGTGGAAAGAACTCGCTCCGAAGGGAAATTGATACTCCCTCAAGATCCAGGTCTCAGGATTAACAGGTTccatcagaaggagaaaaaagcacAGCATCACAAACCTCTTGGCAGTTCCAAACATTCTTGCGTTTCATCCCTTTCTGCCAACCGTTCAGTTGCCTCAGAGGTGGAAGCTGGCAAGGGGGGCATCCACGTCCCTCTTTTGGAAGAGAGAGCGGATGCTGAAGCTGTGTCCAGGAGCCGGCGACTGCTCCGGTACCTGTTCTCGCTCTCGCACGGCTCGAGCGCCAGCAGCCTGCACAGGTTCCATGAGCTGGAGGGCTGTGCCGCGCCCCTGCACACCGCCAAGTCCTCCAGCGGGCTGGCAGGGAGCATGGGCTTCTGCTCCGATGAAATGGGAGACGACGATGTCTTTGAGGACAGcgcatctgcaaaatggaagaaCAAGGTCTTGCGGGCACCCCTCTGCTCAGTGGAGAAGGACAGTGACCTGGATTGTCCTTCTCCCCCCTCTGAAAAATGCCCCCCCATATCTCCTGTATCCACATCAGGGGATGCCTGCAG GATCTGCCACTGTGAAGGGGATGACGAGAGCCCACTGATCACCCCCTGCCGCTGCACAGGGAGCCTCCACTTCGTGCACCAGACCTGCCTGCAACAGTGGATCAAGAGCTCCGACACGCGCTGCTGTGAGCTCTGCAAGTACGAGTTCATCATGGAGGTCAAGCTGAAGCCTTTGAGAAAA TGGGAGAAGCTGCAGATGACGGCCAGCGAGCGCAGGAAGATCATGTGCTCAGTGACATTTCATGTCATTGCCATCACCTGTGTGGTCTGGTCCTTGTACGTGCTCATTGACCGCACCACTGAGGAGATCAAACATGGACAGGCAACAG GAATCCTAGAATGGCCCTTTTGGACTAAATTGGTGGTTGTGGCCATCGGGTTTACTGGCGGACTTCTTTTTATGTACGTTCAGTGCAAAGTATACATACAATTATGGAAGAGACTCAAGGCTTATAACAGAGTAATCTATGTTCAAAACTGTCCAGAGACCAGCAAAacgaatatttttgaaaaatctgcaCTAACAGAGCCcaactttgaaaataaagatggaCCTGGAACCTGTCATTCCGACACAAACTCTTCTTGTTGGACAGAACCTGAAGACACTGGAACCGAAATCGTTCATGTCTGA
- the MARCHF8 gene encoding E3 ubiquitin-protein ligase MARCHF8 isoform X4 produces MSMPLHQISAIPTQDATSARVYRSKTKEKEREEQNEKTLGHSMSHSSNISKAGGSSLASAPVSAFSRTSVTPSNQDICSSSAVCSECCHQSPVQSAVVLKAPQCQSSLTQGLTVTVICKDTLSKRNSCGSEWTQALKPADNTKARRILKFSKSLNDVGEKPQNTSESFDYVERTRSEGKLILPQDPGLRINRFHQKEKKAQHHKPLGSSKHSCVSSLSANRSVASEVEAGKGGIHVPLLEERADAEAVSRSRRLLRYLFSLSHGSSASSLHRFHELEGCAAPLHTAKSSSGLAGSMGFCSDEMGDDDVFEDSASAKWKNKVLRAPLCSVEKDSDLDCPSPPSEKCPPISPVSTSGDACRICHCEGDDESPLITPCRCTGSLHFVHQTCLQQWIKSSDTRCCELCKYEFIMEVKLKPLRKWEKLQMTASERRKIMCSVTFHVIAITCVVWSLYVLIDRTTEEIKHGQATGILEWPFWTKLVVVAIGFTGGLLFMYVQCKVYIQLWKRLKAYNRVIYVQNCPETSKTNIFEKSALTEPNFENKDGPGTCHSDTNSSCWTEPEDTGTEIVHV; encoded by the exons GCTGGGGGTTCTTCGTTGGCGTCAGCTCCAGTGTCCGCCTTCTCTCGCACTTCTGTCACGCCATCCAATCAGGACATCTGCAG TTCCAGTGCAGTGTGTTCTGAGTGTTGTCACCAAAGTCCCGTGCAGTCTGCCGTTGTCTTGAAAGCTCCTCAATGCCAGAGTTCTCTGACACAAGGGCTCACTGTGACAGTTATCTGTAAAGACACATTGTCAAAGAGAAATTCCTGTGGTTCAGAATGGACCCAGGCCTTGAAGCCTGCTGACAATACCAAAGCCAGAAGAATACTAAAGTTCTCAAAATCCCTAAACGATGTGGGTGAGAAGCCCCAGAACACTTCGGAAAGTTTTGACTATGTGGAAAGAACTCGCTCCGAAGGGAAATTGATACTCCCTCAAGATCCAGGTCTCAGGATTAACAGGTTccatcagaaggagaaaaaagcacAGCATCACAAACCTCTTGGCAGTTCCAAACATTCTTGCGTTTCATCCCTTTCTGCCAACCGTTCAGTTGCCTCAGAGGTGGAAGCTGGCAAGGGGGGCATCCACGTCCCTCTTTTGGAAGAGAGAGCGGATGCTGAAGCTGTGTCCAGGAGCCGGCGACTGCTCCGGTACCTGTTCTCGCTCTCGCACGGCTCGAGCGCCAGCAGCCTGCACAGGTTCCATGAGCTGGAGGGCTGTGCCGCGCCCCTGCACACCGCCAAGTCCTCCAGCGGGCTGGCAGGGAGCATGGGCTTCTGCTCCGATGAAATGGGAGACGACGATGTCTTTGAGGACAGcgcatctgcaaaatggaagaaCAAGGTCTTGCGGGCACCCCTCTGCTCAGTGGAGAAGGACAGTGACCTGGATTGTCCTTCTCCCCCCTCTGAAAAATGCCCCCCCATATCTCCTGTATCCACATCAGGGGATGCCTGCAG GATCTGCCACTGTGAAGGGGATGACGAGAGCCCACTGATCACCCCCTGCCGCTGCACAGGGAGCCTCCACTTCGTGCACCAGACCTGCCTGCAACAGTGGATCAAGAGCTCCGACACGCGCTGCTGTGAGCTCTGCAAGTACGAGTTCATCATGGAGGTCAAGCTGAAGCCTTTGAGAAAA TGGGAGAAGCTGCAGATGACGGCCAGCGAGCGCAGGAAGATCATGTGCTCAGTGACATTTCATGTCATTGCCATCACCTGTGTGGTCTGGTCCTTGTACGTGCTCATTGACCGCACCACTGAGGAGATCAAACATGGACAGGCAACAG GAATCCTAGAATGGCCCTTTTGGACTAAATTGGTGGTTGTGGCCATCGGGTTTACTGGCGGACTTCTTTTTATGTACGTTCAGTGCAAAGTATACATACAATTATGGAAGAGACTCAAGGCTTATAACAGAGTAATCTATGTTCAAAACTGTCCAGAGACCAGCAAAacgaatatttttgaaaaatctgcaCTAACAGAGCCcaactttgaaaataaagatggaCCTGGAACCTGTCATTCCGACACAAACTCTTCTTGTTGGACAGAACCTGAAGACACTGGAACCGAAATCGTTCATGTCTGA